The Paraburkholderia sabiae genome includes a region encoding these proteins:
- a CDS encoding anti-sigma factor has translation MPESLRQSIDDLIRTHRIQSGAYHTAPQPERARHAHARRGIPPWLAAACAASAFACGVLIRPGVPAAGSTQTAANPDVSPWVTAAIAYQKLFTRETVAYVKDDAATLRKIVSDIREHDHLPLRIPDLSSAGLTFKAVQRLRFDDKPLLQIVYLPKSGPPVALCVTKDSRPDHPVGMRAVDTFDVAMWRQAELSYALIGNPQDVNLAALANRISNSDVTPLF, from the coding sequence GTGCCGGAATCGCTGCGGCAGAGCATTGATGATCTGATCCGCACACACCGGATCCAGTCCGGCGCATATCACACGGCACCGCAACCAGAACGTGCCCGGCACGCGCATGCCCGCCGCGGCATTCCTCCATGGCTGGCGGCCGCGTGCGCCGCCAGTGCTTTTGCGTGCGGCGTGCTGATCCGTCCGGGCGTGCCTGCCGCCGGCAGCACGCAAACAGCCGCAAATCCAGATGTTTCGCCGTGGGTGACGGCTGCCATCGCCTATCAGAAGCTCTTTACGCGCGAGACGGTGGCCTATGTCAAAGACGATGCAGCGACCCTCAGAAAGATCGTCAGCGACATACGCGAGCACGATCACCTGCCGTTGCGTATTCCCGATCTCAGCAGTGCCGGACTTACGTTCAAGGCAGTGCAGCGCTTGCGGTTCGACGATAAACCGCTCCTGCAAATCGTCTATCTTCCGAAAAGCGGTCCGCCCGTTGCGCTATGCGTGACAAAAGATTCGCGACCCGATCATCCCGTAGGCATGCGCGCTGTCGATACCTTCGACGTTGCAATGTGGCGGCAAGCCGAATTGAGTTATGCGCTGATCGGCAACCCTCAAGACGTAAATCTCGCGGCACTCGCCAACCGGATTTCAAACTCTGACGTAACACCGCTTTTCTAG
- a CDS encoding RNA polymerase sigma factor, whose product MSGADLSSLIPEMLPRLWAFAFRLTGDQHDAEDLVQRGCLRALERAHQLQAGTAPLSWMFSIIHSIWNNELRARSIRRRSSFEWDENFLENLADPVDNDPETRLMHAQIIGAIEQLPEAQRVVVLLIAVEGMTYREAADVLDVPIGTVMSRLSRARQALGSMIGTEPDLQSARMQKDSLA is encoded by the coding sequence ATGAGCGGTGCTGACCTGTCTAGCCTGATTCCGGAGATGCTTCCGCGATTGTGGGCGTTCGCGTTTCGCCTCACAGGCGATCAGCACGACGCCGAGGATCTCGTGCAGCGCGGATGTCTGCGCGCGCTCGAGCGTGCGCATCAACTCCAAGCCGGCACGGCTCCTTTGAGCTGGATGTTCTCGATCATCCATTCCATCTGGAACAACGAGCTACGCGCGCGCAGTATACGCAGGCGGTCAAGCTTCGAATGGGACGAGAACTTCCTTGAAAATCTCGCCGATCCCGTCGACAACGATCCCGAAACCCGGCTCATGCACGCGCAGATCATCGGCGCAATCGAGCAACTGCCCGAGGCGCAACGCGTCGTCGTTCTGCTCATCGCGGTAGAGGGTATGACGTATCGGGAAGCCGCCGACGTGCTCGACGTGCCGATAGGCACCGTCATGAGCCGCCTGTCGCGAGCGCGGCAAGCATTGGGTTCGATGATCGGCACAGAACCTGACCTGCAATCCGCCAGGATGCAAAAGGATTCGCTCGCATGA
- a CDS encoding GNAT family N-acetyltransferase, whose protein sequence is MNSSAIELEAAVSAWHEAIDAFCRLQDVGFVESGLQGSKTIYTGVPVAVLNGVIGKRRKPDVEEFRAFAQKFQACELPWSIQTRGEGAESTSIAGLASEYGLTQCTNLPFMTTRLEAIKDLLFEDERVVVRQLSESDSELYNSTLAAGYEAPEHVFRRLSAPAILGATGMTAFVVECAEVPVATSFGVVRNGHVAVFNVSTVPEYRRRGYARAATQAVLNAGFAAGAHTALLHCTPAGRKVYESMGFAVSEEWLVYSRG, encoded by the coding sequence ATGAACTCATCCGCTATTGAACTGGAAGCCGCTGTCTCAGCGTGGCATGAGGCGATCGACGCATTTTGTCGCTTGCAGGACGTAGGATTCGTCGAGAGCGGCTTGCAGGGATCGAAGACGATCTATACGGGTGTGCCCGTTGCGGTACTCAATGGCGTCATCGGCAAGCGCCGCAAGCCCGACGTCGAGGAGTTCCGCGCCTTCGCTCAGAAGTTCCAGGCTTGCGAATTGCCCTGGAGTATCCAGACACGCGGTGAAGGAGCCGAAAGTACTTCGATCGCCGGGTTAGCCAGCGAGTACGGGTTGACGCAATGTACGAATTTGCCGTTTATGACCACGAGGCTGGAAGCCATTAAAGACCTTCTGTTCGAAGATGAGCGAGTTGTCGTCAGGCAGTTAAGCGAATCGGACAGCGAGCTATATAACAGCACACTCGCTGCCGGCTATGAGGCTCCGGAGCATGTATTCCGACGCCTGAGTGCACCGGCAATACTCGGGGCTACGGGAATGACAGCGTTTGTCGTCGAATGCGCGGAAGTTCCTGTTGCCACATCGTTTGGTGTTGTGCGGAACGGTCACGTGGCGGTATTCAATGTGTCGACCGTTCCCGAGTATCGACGACGGGGTTATGCCCGGGCGGCGACGCAGGCAGTATTGAATGCCGGATTCGCCGCTGGGGCTCATACGGCGCTTTTGCACTGCACCCCGGCAGGGCGCAAGGTGTATGAGTCGATGGGTTTCGCCGTTAGCGAGGAATGGCTCGTCTATTCCCGTGGGTGA
- a CDS encoding alpha/beta fold hydrolase → MNTYQYAATGRLDIAYLEWNPQGARTAVLVHGWPDSPQSWKSVAPILAGSGYRVLAPALRGFAPTRFRDTTTPRSGQLSALGRDLLDFIDVLGIEQPILVGHDWGARAVANACGLRDGVASHLVMLSVGYGTNDPNQLLTLQQVRNYWYHWFMATPRGASVVRDERTTFARQMWDTWAPAGWYSPGDFDEAAQAFEGDDWAEIVLHSYRHRWGFVDGDPAYAGDEARLNPAPRLSLATLVLHGSADTCNHPDSSSGRESYFLGRYERQVLDGVGHFPQREAPQDVADAILRFCR, encoded by the coding sequence ATGAACACCTACCAATACGCCGCCACCGGGCGGCTCGACATTGCCTATCTCGAATGGAACCCGCAAGGAGCGCGCACGGCGGTGCTAGTGCATGGCTGGCCGGATAGTCCGCAAAGCTGGAAAAGCGTGGCGCCCATTCTGGCCGGATCGGGTTACCGCGTGCTCGCGCCGGCACTGCGGGGCTTCGCGCCCACCCGGTTCCGCGATACGACCACGCCCCGCAGCGGTCAGTTATCCGCGCTGGGCCGCGACCTTCTGGATTTCATCGACGTGCTGGGCATCGAGCAGCCGATTCTGGTCGGCCATGATTGGGGAGCACGCGCGGTTGCCAATGCGTGCGGCCTGCGCGACGGCGTGGCTTCACATCTTGTGATGCTATCGGTGGGATACGGCACCAATGATCCGAACCAGCTGCTAACGCTGCAGCAGGTGCGCAATTACTGGTACCACTGGTTCATGGCCACGCCGCGGGGCGCAAGCGTGGTGCGGGACGAACGCACGACCTTCGCCCGCCAGATGTGGGATACGTGGGCGCCGGCAGGCTGGTATTCGCCGGGAGATTTCGACGAAGCAGCGCAGGCATTCGAAGGCGACGACTGGGCCGAAATCGTGCTCCACTCCTACCGTCACCGTTGGGGCTTCGTTGACGGCGATCCTGCCTATGCCGGGGATGAAGCGCGGCTGAATCCCGCACCGCGACTATCGCTCGCAACGCTGGTGCTGCACGGTAGTGCCGACACCTGCAACCATCCCGATAGTTCCAGCGGACGAGAGTCGTACTTCCTCGGGCGCTATGAGCGGCAGGTACTCGATGGCGTAGGTCACTTCCCGCAGCGCGAAGCGCCGCAGGATGTCGCCGATGCCATTCTTCGGTTCTGCCGATAA
- a CDS encoding LysR substrate-binding domain-containing protein — protein MDILPTADGVPLDTVLLRTFLEIVDSGSFATAAERLALTPSAVSGHVKRLEQIVGVGLLTRTTRHLELTEAGDTLYAYGRNILDLEREVRAKLRGTPLRGLLRVGASEDFAGTWLPQVLQRFRQRHPEATIDLKVGITADLLRQQERGRLDLVFGKQCSRVGKGGELLWEEPLVWAYAQNEPLDPDQPLPLAVFPDPCIYRESAITALNKAGRAWRLVFESSSMAGCLSAARSGFAATVIADSQRIEGLRVLGRKEGLPALPVVRFYAFPRSDSPACVALIDAARRAGQQGRFSPRAFRG, from the coding sequence ATGGACATTCTGCCCACTGCCGACGGTGTTCCGCTCGATACCGTATTGCTGCGCACTTTTCTGGAAATCGTGGACAGCGGCAGCTTTGCCACGGCTGCCGAGCGTCTGGCGCTGACTCCCTCGGCTGTGAGCGGACATGTGAAGCGCCTGGAACAGATCGTCGGGGTCGGCCTGCTGACACGCACCACGCGGCACCTGGAGCTGACGGAGGCGGGCGACACGTTGTATGCGTACGGCCGTAACATTCTGGATCTGGAACGCGAAGTTCGCGCGAAGCTGCGTGGCACGCCGCTGCGTGGGCTGCTGCGAGTCGGCGCATCCGAAGATTTTGCCGGCACGTGGCTGCCACAGGTCTTGCAGCGTTTTCGACAGCGGCATCCCGAGGCGACGATCGATCTGAAAGTCGGCATCACGGCCGATCTGTTGCGCCAGCAGGAGCGCGGTCGTCTCGATCTCGTGTTCGGCAAGCAATGCAGCCGTGTCGGAAAAGGCGGCGAGTTGCTGTGGGAGGAGCCGCTAGTCTGGGCGTACGCGCAAAACGAACCTCTGGATCCTGACCAGCCGTTGCCGCTCGCCGTCTTTCCCGATCCCTGCATCTATCGGGAGTCGGCGATCACGGCACTCAACAAGGCAGGTCGCGCGTGGCGTCTGGTGTTCGAGAGCAGCAGCATGGCGGGCTGCCTGTCGGCGGCGAGATCCGGTTTCGCGGCTACGGTCATCGCCGATAGCCAGCGAATCGAAGGCCTGCGCGTGCTGGGTCGCAAAGAAGGATTGCCTGCCTTGCCGGTGGTACGTTTCTACGCGTTTCCCCGCTCCGACTCGCCCGCTTGCGTGGCTTTGATCGATGCTGCGCGCCGCGCAGGCCAGCAGGGTCGCTTCAGTCCACGCGCGTTTCGCGGGTGA
- a CDS encoding sensor domain-containing diguanylate cyclase: protein MVKGDDFRRRRRFGPFRLSLTGPHALFCAGLVIALGMLGICGAILYQARVDALNRARETSRNLALLAERDIERNFELYDLSMQAVIEGLRDPEVRGSSAHLQRLALFDRAATARYLAAMLVIDASGNIVLDAASDTHRSGNFADRPYFTVHRDNPNVGLYVSDPYQSRLRDGSPSIALSRRISNPDGSFAGIVVIAVDLNYFQTLLGGLSLGPHGAISLIGRNGIMIMRQPYDAKIIGRDISQASTFRNFRAAPEGSFSETSSIDSVRRLYAFRNFPGLPLIVMVAEAEKDIYAAWRARAIRIGSVMAAFGAAFVVLSVLLGIQQRSRMRAESELRMLARTDGLTGLHNRRTLGEILEHEWRRARRTRHAFSLLFIDIDCFKAYNDTYGHQAGDETLAAVARCISGSIRRPGDSAARYGGEEFVVVLPDTDEAGAMSMAESIRRQISDLQIEHGASPYGHVTASVGAASLQADRENEVSALVHAADRALYNAKRAGRNRVTLFREAMGAAG, encoded by the coding sequence ATGGTGAAAGGAGACGACTTCCGGAGGCGACGACGATTCGGTCCGTTCCGGCTGAGCTTGACTGGACCACACGCGCTCTTCTGTGCAGGTCTGGTGATCGCGCTCGGAATGCTGGGCATCTGCGGGGCCATTCTGTATCAGGCTCGCGTCGACGCGTTGAACCGCGCACGGGAGACCTCGCGCAATCTGGCCTTGCTGGCCGAACGGGACATCGAGCGCAATTTCGAGCTTTATGATCTGTCGATGCAGGCAGTCATCGAAGGCTTGCGCGACCCGGAAGTCCGCGGTTCCTCCGCTCATCTGCAGCGCCTGGCGCTGTTCGACCGGGCGGCCACTGCGAGATATCTCGCGGCGATGCTGGTGATCGATGCTTCTGGCAATATCGTCCTGGATGCGGCGAGCGACACCCACCGCTCGGGCAACTTCGCTGACCGCCCGTACTTCACCGTCCATCGGGACAACCCGAATGTCGGCCTCTATGTCAGCGATCCCTATCAATCCAGGTTACGTGACGGTTCGCCGAGCATTGCGCTGAGCCGGCGCATCTCGAATCCGGATGGCTCGTTTGCCGGTATCGTCGTGATTGCCGTCGACCTGAACTATTTCCAGACCCTGCTGGGTGGCCTCTCACTGGGACCACACGGTGCAATCTCGCTGATTGGCCGCAATGGCATCATGATCATGCGTCAGCCGTACGATGCAAAGATCATCGGCCGCGATATCAGCCAGGCGAGCACGTTCCGGAATTTTCGTGCCGCGCCTGAGGGAAGCTTCTCCGAAACTTCGTCGATCGATAGCGTACGGCGCCTTTACGCGTTCAGGAACTTCCCGGGCCTTCCGCTCATCGTCATGGTCGCCGAGGCCGAGAAGGACATCTATGCGGCGTGGCGGGCGCGTGCAATCAGGATCGGCTCGGTCATGGCGGCATTCGGTGCCGCTTTTGTGGTCCTTTCTGTTCTGCTTGGAATCCAGCAGCGCAGCCGGATGCGCGCCGAGTCGGAATTGCGGATGCTGGCACGCACCGACGGGCTGACGGGACTCCATAATCGCCGAACGCTCGGAGAGATTCTCGAACACGAATGGCGCCGCGCTCGTCGCACCCGCCACGCGTTCTCGCTGCTCTTCATCGATATCGACTGTTTCAAGGCTTATAACGATACCTATGGCCACCAGGCGGGTGACGAGACGCTCGCGGCCGTCGCCCGCTGCATCAGTGGCAGTATCCGCCGGCCAGGAGACAGCGCGGCGCGTTACGGCGGTGAGGAGTTCGTTGTCGTGCTGCCCGATACGGATGAAGCAGGCGCGATGTCGATGGCCGAATCGATCCGCCGTCAGATCAGCGACTTGCAGATCGAACATGGCGCAAGCCCCTATGGGCATGTCACGGCGAGTGTCGGTGCCGCAAGCCTCCAGGC